In the Paenibacillus sp. FSL H7-0357 genome, one interval contains:
- the tnpB gene encoding IS200/IS605 family element RNA-guided endonuclease TnpB, whose translation MIVHQAYKYRIYPNTGQQQLIRRMFGCCRFVFNHFLEEWNQTYAETGKGLSYQTCATQLPFLKTQYDWLKEVDSIALQSAVRHVADSFDRFFKKQNQAPRFKSRKHPVQSYTTKFTNGNIAIEGNQLKLPKLGWMRFANSRKLEGRILSATVRQNASDKYFVSLVCEVEKTPLPQADAHIGIDLGLKEYAVCSNGEHFANPRFYRQYEKKLALWQRRLARRTPGGSNWKKAKKHIARIHEHIANSRNDFLHKMTTKLIRECQTISIEHLHVANMIQNPKLSKSIADASWGEWVRQLTYKASWYGRTLRVADTFEPTSQQCHVCGTIHPEVKNLSIREWTCVACGTHHDRDENAAHNIKQVAV comes from the coding sequence ATGATCGTTCATCAAGCCTATAAATACCGCATCTACCCGAATACCGGGCAACAGCAACTCATTCGTCGAATGTTTGGCTGTTGCCGCTTTGTGTTCAATCATTTCCTGGAAGAGTGGAACCAAACCTATGCCGAGACAGGCAAAGGTTTGTCCTATCAGACCTGTGCGACACAGCTCCCCTTCCTAAAAACACAATATGACTGGCTCAAAGAAGTCGATAGTATTGCTTTACAGTCCGCCGTTCGGCATGTGGCAGATAGCTTTGACCGCTTTTTCAAAAAGCAAAATCAAGCGCCTCGCTTCAAAAGCCGGAAGCATCCAGTACAAAGCTACACCACGAAATTCACGAACGGAAATATCGCCATTGAAGGCAACCAATTGAAGCTTCCCAAGCTCGGCTGGATGCGTTTCGCCAACTCTCGGAAGCTGGAGGGTCGTATACTGTCCGCTACGGTACGGCAAAACGCCAGCGATAAGTATTTTGTCTCCCTGGTTTGCGAGGTCGAAAAGACCCCGCTCCCACAAGCAGATGCACATATCGGCATTGACTTGGGGCTTAAGGAATACGCTGTGTGCTCCAACGGCGAACATTTTGCCAACCCCAGGTTTTACCGTCAATACGAGAAAAAGCTTGCGCTGTGGCAGCGGCGTTTGGCAAGACGCACACCAGGGGGCTCCAACTGGAAGAAAGCCAAGAAACACATTGCTCGTATTCACGAACACATTGCAAATTCCCGGAACGATTTTCTCCACAAGATGACAACGAAGCTGATCCGTGAGTGCCAAACGATCAGCATCGAACATCTGCATGTGGCGAATATGATTCAAAATCCCAAACTCTCCAAGTCCATCGCTGATGCGTCCTGGGGCGAATGGGTGCGTCAACTGACGTATAAAGCATCCTGGTATGGACGAACCCTCCGGGTTGCCGACACCTTCGAGCCGACCAGTCAGCAGTGCCACGTATGCGGCACGATCCATCCCGAAGTGAAGAACCTCTCGATTCGAGAATGGACATGTGTAGCTTGCGGAACACACCATGATCGGGATGAAAATGCGGCTCATAATATCAAACAGGTAGCGGTATAG
- a CDS encoding response regulator transcription factor: protein MAHILVVEDEQPISDLITMNLKLVGHTYSKAYTGSEVSGILEQERTDLILLDVMLPGMDGFEVMQQIAHLRIPVILITAKNALADRIKGFELGADDYIIKPFEILELLARINVVLRRNEQTASAFICEEVEVRFPERQVRVDQLPVDLTTREFELLEVLIRNRNIALSREKLLELAWGYDFAGDTRTVDVHIRQLRKKLGWEERIKTVFKLGYRLEVQV from the coding sequence ATGGCCCATATACTAGTGGTTGAAGATGAACAGCCGATCAGCGATTTGATTACCATGAACCTTAAGCTGGTCGGACACACGTATTCCAAAGCTTATACCGGTTCAGAGGTTTCTGGAATTCTAGAACAGGAGCGAACGGATCTTATTCTGCTTGATGTGATGCTTCCCGGTATGGACGGGTTTGAAGTGATGCAGCAGATTGCCCACTTGCGGATTCCGGTAATTCTGATTACGGCCAAAAATGCATTGGCAGACCGCATCAAAGGGTTCGAGTTAGGTGCGGATGATTATATTATAAAACCCTTTGAAATCCTTGAGCTGCTGGCCCGTATCAATGTCGTGCTGCGCAGGAACGAACAAACTGCCTCTGCTTTTATTTGCGAAGAGGTGGAGGTCCGGTTTCCGGAACGTCAGGTCCGGGTAGACCAGTTGCCGGTGGATTTGACCACCCGGGAATTTGAGCTGCTCGAAGTGTTGATCCGCAACCGGAATATAGCCCTCTCGAGGGAAAAGCTGCTTGAATTGGCCTGGGGCTATGATTTTGCCGGCGACACCCGCACCGTGGATGTCCATATCCGTCAGCTGCGCAAAAAACTGGGCTGGGAAGAACGAATCAAAACCGTATTCAAGCTGGGCTACCGCCTGGAAGTTCAGGTCTAG
- a CDS encoding aminoglycoside adenylyltransferase domain-containing protein produces the protein MLASKFIAWWQEGVILSKSQAADWGLLHLSGGWKENLKRCKKLRKDPSMVTCLEYSEWLSNLEPAIIEASHDLDRALETTIH, from the coding sequence TTGTTAGCTTCCAAATTTATAGCTTGGTGGCAGGAAGGTGTCATCCTGTCTAAAAGCCAGGCAGCAGATTGGGGGCTTTTACATCTTAGTGGCGGATGGAAAGAGAATTTGAAGCGATGCAAGAAGCTAAGGAAGGATCCATCCATGGTAACATGTCTAGAGTATTCCGAATGGCTGAGTAATTTGGAGCCAGCTATTATAGAAGCATCACATGATCTGGACAGAGCTCTCGAAACAACTATTCACTAA
- the pdxR gene encoding MocR-like pyridoxine biosynthesis transcription factor PdxR produces MNHELLITLDRDRAVPLNRQIYEQIRTAIHSGALSGGDPLPPTRMLAKQLSLSRSVVLQAYELLQAEGYLEMRKGAGTFVTGLRPEYGLSGDDPDMEKIAQEDRQLHLKNELALSLLTPDAIMDNVGPGAVFCDFRHGVPAWDAFPMDSWQKALMNACRSATPQTLGYGAAEGSYSLRQEIARLLRSTRSIPVTAEQIVITSGATQALDILARLCLSKGDGLIMEDPTHHTVRAIFRFSGAEIIPVTVDEEGITVEDFDKRVLQAAETGQSKIPKLIYVTPSHQFPLGTTMSLSRRVQLLKWAKAHDALIIEDDYDSEYRYDGPKLSALAGLDPGSRVAYIGSFSKILFPALRIGYIILPPSMIPGFLAVKWLADRMSPALDQEALAEFLKSGQYALHVARMNKLYAGRRSCLLHSLRKEFGPRVRTFGEEAGLHVLVELDSPANENDIAAAALRYGVRIYPASSYFVGSKPQKPVFLLGYSNLTESQLKSGVQAIRRAEDDAKTMSLH; encoded by the coding sequence ATGAATCATGAACTGCTAATCACGCTTGACAGAGATAGGGCAGTGCCTTTAAACCGGCAGATCTATGAGCAGATTCGGACAGCTATCCATTCCGGAGCTTTAAGTGGAGGCGATCCGTTGCCGCCAACGAGAATGCTGGCCAAGCAGTTATCCCTCTCGCGAAGCGTGGTTCTGCAGGCATATGAGCTGCTTCAAGCAGAAGGATATCTGGAAATGCGCAAAGGTGCGGGAACTTTCGTTACGGGTCTGCGGCCAGAGTACGGGCTATCAGGCGATGACCCTGACATGGAAAAGATTGCACAGGAGGACCGGCAACTTCACTTGAAGAATGAACTGGCCCTCTCTTTGCTTACACCTGATGCTATCATGGATAATGTCGGACCTGGTGCCGTGTTTTGTGATTTCCGCCATGGTGTGCCTGCCTGGGATGCCTTTCCCATGGATAGCTGGCAGAAAGCGCTCATGAATGCCTGCCGCAGCGCCACGCCGCAGACACTGGGATATGGAGCTGCGGAGGGCTCATATTCCTTGCGCCAGGAAATTGCCCGGCTGCTGCGTTCAACACGTTCCATTCCCGTGACTGCCGAGCAAATTGTGATTACATCGGGGGCAACGCAGGCCTTGGATATTTTAGCGAGGTTATGTTTGAGCAAAGGCGACGGATTGATTATGGAAGATCCCACCCACCATACGGTACGCGCAATATTCAGGTTCTCCGGCGCTGAGATTATACCGGTAACGGTGGATGAGGAAGGCATAACCGTTGAAGACTTCGACAAACGTGTTCTTCAAGCGGCAGAAACAGGGCAGAGCAAGATTCCGAAGCTGATTTATGTCACGCCATCCCATCAGTTCCCGCTCGGGACAACGATGTCATTAAGCCGCAGGGTTCAGCTTCTGAAATGGGCAAAGGCGCATGACGCGTTAATTATTGAAGATGATTACGACAGTGAATACAGATACGATGGTCCTAAGCTGTCAGCACTTGCCGGTCTGGATCCCGGCAGCAGGGTGGCCTACATCGGAAGCTTCAGCAAAATCCTGTTTCCGGCGCTCCGCATAGGCTATATTATCCTGCCCCCATCCATGATCCCGGGATTTCTGGCGGTCAAATGGCTTGCCGACCGGATGTCTCCTGCTCTGGATCAAGAAGCGCTGGCTGAATTTTTGAAGTCTGGACAATATGCCCTTCATGTTGCCCGAATGAATAAGCTCTACGCCGGGCGCAGAAGTTGTCTGCTTCACAGTCTGCGGAAGGAGTTTGGCCCTCGGGTGCGTACGTTTGGTGAAGAGGCAGGCCTGCATGTGCTGGTTGAGCTGGATTCACCGGCAAATGAAAATGATATAGCGGCAGCTGCGCTTCGGTATGGCGTACGTATCTATCCAGCCTCTTCTTACTTCGTGGGTTCCAAGCCGCAGAAGCCTGTATTTCTGCTGGGTTACTCCAATCTTACGGAAAGCCAGCTGAAGAGCGGGGTGCAGGCGATCCGCAGGGCGGAAGACGATGCGAAGACAATGAGCTTGCATTAA
- a CDS encoding HAMP domain-containing sensor histidine kinase, protein MKKSWQLNMDSETKRAASEQLLIANNIYENLDSILARGITLTPVLLLSVAESYGEHYRTQGIGLELRENGRLIYPNTGGKDGMQDEHTIRLSMPLPAPYQHMELAYKRDISGLYAQQQELNHFFVMINWIVGPVLALLLYLLIRQLTKPLKQLSETTKTIAEGNYSNRVELHSKDEFGELALNFNRMASVVEQRMTDLSDMAEDKQRMVDNLAHELRTPLTSMQGFAEFLTSANIGQEEQIKAGRYIWSETIRLKNLAFKLLDLSVLRHQPLVQSEVDVSGLFEAVVQTEHQKITENGILLQIDSSIPTVWGDADLLASFLVNLIENAIHASKPGCQIRLLAYNQNGEAVLEVRDSGSGMTAEQSKRAFEPFYRADPARSRTYGNAGLGLSLCRQIAEAHQARVELQSVLGEGTSIRIFLQLHNNCPPTP, encoded by the coding sequence ATGAAAAAAAGCTGGCAGCTGAACATGGACAGCGAGACTAAGCGGGCGGCCAGCGAGCAGCTGCTGATTGCCAATAATATATACGAGAATCTTGATTCTATCCTGGCACGGGGCATCACCCTCACCCCTGTCTTGCTGCTCAGTGTGGCTGAGTCATATGGTGAACACTACCGCACACAAGGAATTGGCTTGGAGCTGCGGGAGAACGGTCGGCTAATCTACCCGAATACGGGCGGAAAGGACGGTATGCAGGATGAACATACCATCCGGTTATCCATGCCGCTTCCTGCTCCTTACCAGCATATGGAGCTGGCCTATAAGCGCGATATCAGCGGGCTGTATGCCCAGCAGCAGGAGCTGAACCACTTCTTTGTAATGATTAACTGGATTGTAGGTCCGGTGCTGGCGCTGCTGCTCTATCTCCTCATCCGCCAACTGACCAAGCCGCTCAAGCAGCTGTCGGAGACGACCAAGACAATCGCTGAGGGCAATTATTCGAACCGTGTGGAGCTGCACAGTAAGGACGAGTTCGGAGAGCTGGCACTCAATTTCAACCGGATGGCTTCGGTGGTGGAGCAGCGGATGACCGATCTCTCCGACATGGCCGAGGATAAACAGCGGATGGTCGATAATCTTGCCCATGAACTGCGTACACCGCTGACCAGTATGCAAGGTTTCGCTGAATTTCTCACTTCGGCGAACATTGGCCAGGAAGAACAGATAAAGGCTGGCCGCTATATTTGGAGTGAAACGATCAGGCTGAAGAATCTTGCCTTTAAGCTGCTCGATTTGTCCGTCCTCCGGCACCAGCCTCTGGTGCAGTCAGAGGTGGATGTTTCTGGACTGTTCGAGGCGGTAGTGCAGACGGAACATCAAAAAATAACTGAGAACGGAATACTGTTGCAGATTGACAGCTCCATCCCCACCGTGTGGGGAGATGCCGATCTGCTGGCATCCTTTCTGGTGAATTTAATCGAAAATGCCATTCATGCTTCAAAGCCAGGCTGCCAGATCCGCTTGCTAGCCTATAATCAGAACGGGGAGGCTGTGCTGGAAGTGCGTGACAGCGGAAGCGGGATGACGGCGGAACAGAGCAAGCGTGCCTTCGAGCCGTTCTATCGGGCGGACCCTGCACGTTCACGGACCTATGGCAATGCCGGTCTCGGTCTCTCCTTGTGCCGGCAAATTGCCGAGGCGCATCAAGCCAGAGTTGAGCTGCAATCTGTTCTTGGTGAAGGGACAAGCATCCGCATCTTTTTACAACTCCATAACAACTGTCCTCCTACTCCATAA
- a CDS encoding DUF4395 domain-containing protein: MGKDIKSKGIPRPLVKTNQAVIVISVLLTWLTGQHWILAIPLAAGLSGLLFGYNPVMKVGVNFLKKEHSAYVHEDWEQQQFNQSIAVFCLAAGLISFLAGWNIAAYIFTALVAVAATVAILGFCVGCFIHYQWRMYNYKRKQGSTQ; this comes from the coding sequence ATGGGTAAAGATATCAAATCCAAAGGAATCCCCAGACCATTGGTCAAAACCAACCAGGCAGTTATCGTGATCTCCGTATTATTAACCTGGCTTACAGGACAACATTGGATACTTGCGATTCCCCTAGCCGCCGGCTTGTCCGGTCTACTGTTCGGATACAATCCCGTGATGAAGGTTGGGGTAAATTTCCTCAAGAAAGAACACTCTGCTTATGTGCACGAAGATTGGGAGCAGCAGCAATTTAACCAAAGCATAGCCGTCTTCTGTCTTGCCGCTGGTCTGATCAGCTTTCTGGCAGGCTGGAATATTGCCGCATATATCTTCACCGCATTGGTAGCGGTCGCAGCAACTGTCGCTATTCTCGGATTCTGCGTTGGCTGCTTTATCCATTACCAGTGGAGAATGTACAACTACAAACGCAAACAGGGAAGCACTCAATAA
- a CDS encoding GNAT family N-acetyltransferase, whose translation MSLPVQIRPMTQEDIEMIYEGLSGHDISKPLEYIKSCWEENRSKERVTLLVSLESKLAGWGHVVLHPQYPYFKEHGIPEIQNFDIIPPLRKLGIGSLLIEALEKEAFVQSDTIGIGFGLYADYGTAQRMYIKRGFVPDGRGIMYNDMPVVPGSQICVDDDLTLFLIKTKA comes from the coding sequence ATGAGTTTACCTGTACAGATCCGTCCTATGACCCAAGAAGACATAGAGATGATCTATGAAGGCTTATCCGGTCACGATATCAGTAAACCACTAGAGTATATCAAAAGCTGCTGGGAAGAAAACCGTAGTAAAGAAAGAGTGACGCTCCTGGTGTCCCTTGAGAGTAAGCTTGCAGGCTGGGGCCATGTGGTGCTTCACCCGCAGTACCCCTACTTTAAAGAGCACGGAATCCCTGAAATCCAGAACTTTGACATTATCCCCCCGCTCCGCAAGCTGGGCATAGGGAGCCTGCTTATCGAGGCGCTGGAAAAAGAGGCATTTGTGCAGTCGGATACGATAGGTATAGGCTTCGGGTTGTATGCTGACTATGGTACTGCACAAAGAATGTACATCAAGCGCGGCTTTGTCCCCGATGGCAGAGGGATAATGTATAACGATATGCCCGTAGTTCCAGGAAGCCAAATTTGTGTAGATGATGATCTGACGCTATTTTTAATCAAAACCAAAGCATAA
- a CDS encoding ROK family protein: MKSYILGVDLGGTNIKAGLFDTGFTAIGELSTATEAAKGPAFVLERIRNAVQLLTEEHGVALEQIQCMGLGIPGLLDPEEGLSIFSPNFPDWENIHIVNEMKKFYCFPVFIDNDVRVNMYGEWQFGAGRGYRNQVLLTLGTGLGSGIITQDRVLYGTTFSAGEIGHMNMYRNGRPCRCGSSGCLGRYVSAVGMVNTFKEKLGEGRTSIIQTWTTGNNDAITALMISEAYDLEDSLAVEVMHETGVLLGFGLANVINLLNPDVVIIGGGMAAAGDRLLRSARETVNAHALKLAGGKCRIVQAQLGSRAGTLGAAYYAYKKDCVKLGDEGKKV, encoded by the coding sequence ATGAAATCATATATCCTTGGGGTAGATTTGGGTGGAACGAATATCAAAGCAGGGCTGTTTGATACCGGTTTTACAGCAATCGGGGAATTGTCAACGGCTACTGAAGCCGCGAAAGGACCGGCATTTGTGCTCGAACGGATTCGAAATGCGGTTCAGCTGCTAACGGAGGAGCATGGAGTTGCTTTGGAGCAGATCCAATGCATGGGACTGGGCATCCCCGGTTTGCTTGATCCGGAAGAGGGACTGTCCATCTTCTCTCCTAATTTTCCGGATTGGGAAAACATACATATTGTAAATGAAATGAAAAAGTTCTACTGCTTTCCTGTATTTATTGATAACGATGTGCGAGTCAATATGTACGGTGAATGGCAGTTTGGCGCAGGCAGAGGGTATAGAAATCAGGTGCTGCTTACGCTAGGAACGGGACTAGGTTCAGGAATCATCACTCAGGACAGGGTGCTTTACGGTACTACTTTCAGTGCCGGGGAAATCGGGCATATGAACATGTACAGGAACGGCCGCCCTTGCCGCTGCGGAAGCTCCGGCTGTCTTGGGAGGTACGTGTCCGCTGTAGGCATGGTCAACACTTTTAAGGAAAAGCTGGGTGAAGGCAGAACCAGTATCATTCAGACTTGGACAACCGGTAATAATGATGCCATAACCGCTTTGATGATCTCTGAGGCGTATGATCTAGAGGACAGCCTGGCTGTCGAGGTGATGCATGAGACAGGGGTTTTGCTTGGGTTTGGACTGGCCAATGTCATTAATCTGCTGAACCCGGATGTGGTCATTATCGGCGGGGGAATGGCGGCGGCAGGGGACAGGCTGCTGCGCAGTGCCCGGGAAACGGTAAATGCACATGCACTGAAACTGGCGGGCGGCAAATGCAGGATTGTTCAGGCTCAGCTTGGCAGCAGGGCCGGAACGCTGGGGGCTGCATACTACGCGTATAAGAAGGATTGTGTTAAGCTGGGAGATGAAGGAAAAAAAGTGTAA
- a CDS encoding GNAT family N-acetyltransferase, which translates to MEFKTANVNHLPAIVRLLADDELGATRERFEHPLPKAYIDAFAKIEQQIGNSIIVALDNNEVIGCLQLTIIPGIARLGTTRGQIEGVRIDSDYRGTGVGESLFRYAINEARAMGCGIIQLTTDKKRKDAHRFYERLGFVASHEGMKLLLST; encoded by the coding sequence ATGGAATTCAAAACTGCAAATGTAAACCATCTTCCTGCAATTGTCCGTTTATTAGCGGATGATGAATTGGGGGCTACCCGTGAGCGTTTTGAACACCCACTGCCAAAAGCATACATTGATGCTTTTGCAAAGATTGAACAGCAGATTGGTAATTCCATAATCGTTGCTTTGGATAACAACGAAGTTATTGGTTGTCTTCAGCTTACAATTATTCCGGGGATTGCAAGATTAGGAACGACACGCGGTCAAATTGAAGGTGTTCGTATTGACAGTGATTATCGTGGCACAGGAGTTGGAGAGTCCTTATTTCGTTATGCTATTAATGAGGCTAGAGCAATGGGGTGCGGGATAATTCAACTGACAACTGATAAAAAACGTAAAGATGCCCATCGGTTCTATGAACGACTTGGATTTGTTGCTAGTCATGAGGGTATGAAACTTTTACTAAGTACTTAG